The following are encoded together in the Actinoplanes sp. N902-109 genome:
- a CDS encoding VOC family protein, with product MTSSWKIELVPVPVTDIDRAKAFYQRIGFHADHDQRVHESLRFVQLTPPGSACSIAIGEGITSKVPGTEEIQVVVPDAHAARKQLLEAGVEASEVDVQPWGNFVYFQDPDGNKWSLQAVDSRPNG from the coding sequence ATGACTTCATCGTGGAAGATCGAGCTCGTTCCCGTACCCGTAACCGACATTGATCGGGCCAAAGCGTTCTACCAGCGGATCGGCTTCCATGCCGACCACGATCAGCGGGTGCACGAAAGTCTGCGCTTCGTGCAGCTGACACCGCCCGGTTCAGCGTGCTCGATAGCGATCGGCGAGGGCATCACCTCGAAGGTGCCGGGGACCGAGGAGATCCAGGTGGTGGTGCCCGACGCTCACGCCGCGCGTAAGCAACTGCTGGAGGCCGGGGTCGAGGCCAGCGAGGTGGACGTGCAGCCGTGGGGCAACTTCGTCTACTTCCAGGACCCCGACGGCAACAAGTGGTCCCTCCAGGCGGTGGATTCCCGCCCGAACGGCTGA
- a CDS encoding DoxX family protein: MTAVDTATTAAPVSRGMNRTLWALQVFLAAFFIVASAGPKLFGEQNAVQSFEDMGAATWFRYFVGLVELAGGIGLLVPRLAGLAAAGLALLMVGATITQAVFLDGGALVVTPVVLFVVFVAIAWGRRGSIARLMRRETA, encoded by the coding sequence ATGACCGCTGTTGACACCGCAACCACCGCCGCCCCCGTGAGCCGGGGCATGAACCGTACGCTGTGGGCGCTTCAGGTGTTCCTCGCAGCTTTCTTCATCGTTGCTTCGGCCGGTCCCAAGCTGTTCGGGGAGCAGAACGCCGTGCAGAGCTTCGAGGACATGGGAGCCGCCACGTGGTTCCGGTATTTCGTCGGGCTGGTGGAACTGGCCGGCGGTATCGGCCTGCTGGTGCCGCGGCTGGCCGGGCTGGCGGCTGCGGGGCTCGCGCTGCTCATGGTGGGTGCCACGATCACGCAGGCAGTGTTCCTGGACGGTGGTGCGCTGGTGGTGACGCCGGTGGTGCTGTTCGTGGTGTTCGTGGCGATCGCGTGGGGGCGCCGCGGCTCGATCGCCCGGTTGATGCGCCGGGAAACCGCGTGA